The window AGGGAGGCTTTCAATGAGCACTTTAAGGTCATTCACAGCAGTGTTCTCTCTTGGAGTGTTCTCTGGTCTGAATATTAGGGTGCTGTTAGGAATGGTCTGGTGTTTGCTGTACTTTTATAAATAGGACTGGGTATTTTAGTGATCCTATgaattgtgtcaagtatcaggggatagcggtgttagtctgtatccacaaaaacaacaaggagtccggtggcaccttaaagactaacagatttatttgggcataagcttgcgtgggtaaaaaacctcacttcttcagatgcaccttCAGATGAATTGTGTGCTTGCTGTACGTTTACAAGTACTCTTTGCTTCCTCAAAGGAAATATGCGCAACACCCTCAAAAGGCTAGCCTGGgaattaaattcataactttgctagacacttaaAACCATGGACTCAACAGGGACACcagttttatggctcattacaacaatttgtaacacacttCACTGCTTGCTAACCTTTAATTGCTTACTTCAAACCCCTTATGCATAACAATGTAACCCTCAATTGCCTACTTCTTTTCAAGTGGCCTCCTACAACTTGCGTTACCCCTTTtacttaacaatctgttccaacttgtatttagctcaggcATTCTAATTTCCTTCCCTGAAGACCTGAAGAACACCTCTGCGTAGCTTGAATGCTTGTATTTTCCATCAACAGATGATGGTCCAATGagaaatattacctcacctaccttgtgtctCCAATAACTGTGTTTTGTTAACTTGTGGATGAGCTGGGTGCCATCATTAAGTGTAAAGTCTGTAAGGGAAAATGCATGTAcacacaccccccctccccaaattctCTTCCCCATTCTCAGACTCATTTGTGTTTACCTGGCAGGACAGTCTTCTGTGATGGAATCTTGAACAGGTTCTGGCTTACAGGCTCACTGCACTTTCTTGCTAagtctctctgctccttctcctcACTTGTCATGGCCGGGGTCTCTAGCTCAGGCTCCTCCAaggtatccacagtggcctttggGTTTCTGGTGGACTCTATTCCAAGTATGACAGGCAGTTCAATAAAAAAAAGTAGCAGATCTGCAGGGCTCCACCAGATCTATTAGAGGCCTCCCTGGCCTTTTGATATTCCTGGCAAAGTTCCTTTGTTCTCATGTGGCACTGATGCTGATCCCTGTCATACACCTTCATCCTCTGTGCTATCTGCTTGTAGATGTCCATGGTGCTAtggctgtgcttgcacagcctcttcttccTACAGGCCCAGGAGATTCACCATCTCCTGTTTACTCCAGGCAGGATTGCGTCTAGTGTCTGCAGCCAGCAAGGTTGGCTGTACCATTGCACACAACTGGGGGGAGCTGTTAGGTGTGTTCACCAAGGTGGGGaagcaggaaaaggcatttcaaaaacacaCAGGGGACTTTCAGGTGGGGAGCATTGGAGTTTAAAATCGTGATCAGAATGGCCACTGTCACagtggagcattgtgggacagttcCTGGGGGACTGTTAGGGTTGACACAGATCACACAATGTTTACACTTGCACCACATTGACCTCAGGTCAACCATGGCTGCATGCTGTTAGGGGAGGTGGTTGTACTGCATCACAATCAGGAAGAATTTACATCGAACAGAGACAAATTTGAGCATAGATACATGTACAAAGAGGTCAGTGCAAGACAACTTACATCAACCCATCTTTGTAATACAGACCAGGCCTGGGACACAGAAAGGGGAGGTAGGCTCAGAGGAGACCAACAAAAGCGTAACTGGCACCATCAAGAAAGCACAGGAGTTAGGATTTTTGGACATTTCACTGCGAGCGCTAAAACTTTGTGCCAGCTACTAATAAAGCGTGAGCTTGTGAACATGACCAAACTCAGTAGCTCGCTGACCCATTTCAGCCAGTGGCACTGAGGGGTGTGCCACGCTCTCATGTACTGCAATGCGTCTTCTCTGTAGCATCTGGTGCTGGTCACTGGCAGAGACTGGCACATGGAATAGATGGACCACTGttctgctccagcctggcaattTCTCTCTTCCTAAAAGGAAGTAGCCCCCCTGACCGGGATGCAACCAAGCCCTATAGTGGAAACTACTGTAGTTCTGAGAGTCTGCAGAAGGGGAAAGTACAGTGACTGCATTTAATAAGCGCGCTCATAGCTTCTACAGCAGTGGTCACCAATGCTATTaactggtcgatcctggagccTCTGACAGTCAATTGCAATCTCTGACCACTAAAAGTCCAACAGTGCAGCTAAGCTAAGGCAGCCCCAGCTCCATCCACTCCACTAAGTggtcagcatgtccctgtggcccctgggagggcaggggtctcagcatgctgctcctgcctgcaagcactacccccacagctcccattggctgggaatggggaactgcggccagagagagctgtggggatggtgctTGCAGGCAAGAGTAATGCACTGAGCCCCGTGCCCCATCCCATGGGCCTCAGaggcatgctggccacttccaagaGCAGTATGAGGCCAGGGAAAGCAGAgaccctgccttagccccactgcactcccaaccgggagccacccaaggtaagtgctgccAGGCAGGACCCTtcacccttcctgcacctcaaccccagcccctcccagagccatcaccccaaaccccctctggcaccccaaccccctgccccagccctgagccccctcccagaccccgcctCTTGTACTCCCTCCTTCATCTCCAaactctgccccagtccagagctccctcctgcacccaaactcccttccagagcttgcACTCCTCAGCCACTCCTGCATTCtaaccccaggctcagcccagagctccatcccacactccaacccctttGGCCCGAGCCCTAAGCCtgcacccctgtcataaacagatagctaagggttaatgtctctttcacctataaaagggttaacaaacagtaacctgaaacacctgaccagaggaccaatcaggaaacaagactttttcaaatctgagtggagggaagttttgagtgtgagtttCTTTGTTCTTcatcttgggtctgtgccctctcggctctgagagtgatttttctatctctaggttttctaatcttctgtttccaagttgtaagtacaaggatagtaagacaataggtttatattgtttttttgtatttacatgtgtgtagttgctggaatgtgttaaattgtattctttttggataaggctgtttattcattttttcttttaagcaattgaccctgtatattgtcaccttaatacagagactatttttaatgtctttttctttcttttttatataaagctttctttttaagacctgttggagtttttctttagtggagaatccagggaattgagtctgcagctcaccaggggattggtgggaggaagaagtcagggggaaaaatctctgtgtgttagatttactaagcctgactttgcataccctctgggtgaggggggagagaggttagatctctcggtgcttgtgtttcacggacttgaagcagggagagtggaatccctttgtttagattcacggagcttgcttctgtatatctctccaggaacccagagagggaacacctggaggggaggagggggaagggaaatggtttattcccctttgttgtgagactcaaggaatctgagtcttggggtcccccagggaaggttttggggagaccacagtgagctaggcactgtataattcctggctggtggcagcaattaccaggtccaagctggtaactaagcttggaggttttcatgctaacacccatattttggacgctaaagtccagatctgggaagaaatgttatgacaatccCCTCCCAAACTCCAACTCTTGGAGCAATGGAATTGAGTGAGCTAGGCAggcccttggagaaggggcagggtagatcctgggttgcacttaaattaaaaaaagtgatcctgtgcataaaaaggttggagatcaGTGTTCTACAGCATGTTACAAGGGAGGGTAACACTGAACAGCCCATGGCTGACTTTGCAGGGGAATTGCATCCATTTCTCTGGGGGAATTCCTTTCCTTTCCACATGACTTTCCATGCTAAAGCTTGACAAACCAGAACAGACAGCTCCAAAAATAAATGTCCTCCTTTGCAGGAAAGGCTCACAGGTAGGGCATACAGAACAGTGCCGGTACTCCAAAGCAATTAAGGGGCTAGGAtcgatatttttttttaaatctgtcctgctgcccccttctCGCCAGGGTGAATTCTGCTTCCCTGAAAACTGGCACTATGGCAAATGAAGCATAAAATGACAGCAAAGTTCAGTAGGAAACCAGTACCAGGAATTAGTAAAAGGTCACACCTCCTTCCAGTGCCCAGGACAACAAACTGCAGTTTTCTTCATAGGCCGAGGCCGAGGAGAGAAGTCTCATCTATAGGTTGTGTCCTATGGCCAGTGAAGAGTGGCTAATAAAAACTAACTTAAAACTTAACCAATCAGGCATTTCACCTGATTAACCTTAACCCCTCAGATTGTCACTCAGGGGTTTCACCAACTACGGGTATTGAGCCCAGGCCTAGTGACTGAACTCAGAACTGGATGGAGAACTATCAGTAGGGCATCCAGCTGGGTTACTGAACAGGAGCACCAGTAACTGAAGATAAAACCCTCCCACTCACCTACCTATTTGCACAGACAAGAACAGTCTGACGAAACACCTTTATTTTTAAGAGTATTTATTGTTCAGTACAAAGTCTTCCAACATatacatgtaagcagagtcaggataagctctaccctgacatctggtggaaagaagttcagagagtgtatttgcataggcacgcctaccctatcccagactgccgagctgtgggactgcttggtgacaaatgactcaccctcagttgggtggtacttgctagacaagggacatgggttccaaaacccagtgaattgagagaggctggggacaggtatctgtgtctggttgtgcagtctccttgtggagccagaagcaccagttccactctctccactgtgaaatgtcagagttgattttttttattccctcaagaatctaaatacaggttattgagctgaactcactttgggctaatggtgcactagcactggggctcccctactaagagctgagatcactaaggccatgtctacacttacagttttgcagcgctggtagttacagctgtgttagtacagctgtatagggccagcgctgcagagtggccacacttacagcaaccagcgctgcagtgtggccacatttacagcacttgcagcgctgttgggagtggtgcattgtgggcagctatcccacatagcacctcgtcccatttcggcgctgtggcttgtgggaaggggaaggaagtgtgagtgtctttccgcttcctgttccaacgccccgtggtgctttgctacacattccgagcagtttggcggcattgtgattctacagcgctttttctgcgatttttgttataaatggagcctgagcagctgacgaccttattgatgaatgttgccagcacatcacgcatggcagtggagctattccttcagctgcaaagtgagagtgacagtgacagtgaggagtcagacgatgatattgaatcgcctcacggtgaagacagtaaattgcttgtggcagtaacagacgtgctcagctccgtggaccggcgcgtttgggctcgggaaaccagcactcagtggtgggatcacatcgtcctgcaatcctgggatgacgagcagtggctgcagaactttcggatgagaaaagccactttcatggcactgtgtgctgagctcgcccctaccctgcggcgcagggacacgagattgagagctgccctgccagtggagaagcgggtggctattgcaatctggaagctggcaactccagactgcttcagatcggtggcgaaccagtttggagtgggaaagtctacagtTGGagtggtgctgatgcaagtttgcatagccattaatcgcaccctgctaagaagaaccgtgactcttgggaacgtgcaggacattgtggatggctttgcagaaatggggttccctaactgtggaggggcaatagatgggacgcatattcctactctgtcaccaccccacctggcatcagagtacgttaatcgcaaggggtatttctccgtggttctgcaagcgcttgtggatcaccgtgggcctttcactgacatttactcaggatggcccggaaaggtgcatgatgcatgcatctttaggaacagttccctgttcaggaggctgagggctgggacttttttcccagaccgcaagatcacagtaggggacgtcgaaatgcccactgtgatccttggagaccccgcttaccccttaatgccctggctcatgaaaccatatacagggaagcttgacaggagcaaggaccggttcaactacaggctgagccggtgcagaatgactgtggagtgtgcttttggccgtttgaaagcctgctggcactgtctttatgggaagctagatttggtggaaagcagcatcaccgctgttatatccgcgtgctgtaccctccataatatttgtgaagggaagggtgaaagattcagtgaggaatggacctccgaggttcgacgcctagaggatgagtttgctcagccagagagcagggctaatagggaggcccaggaaagggcttcaaggattagggatgctttaagggagcaatttgatgctgagagccaacagtaatgtttgatgcatttgatgtgctttgctttaccttagtgtataatatttaccacttccagcaataatataacgtagtgaaaaagaaaaaaaacctttattcaacatacagtacataacaggcaagggggttggggtggtggactgtacattcacaggtttgaatatgtcctattttgatcactattcaatgtctgctgcacttcaggattactatgctgcagaataatgggagtggagtgaacagggtaagaattatagttatcagggctggtaggtgattgtacaggtgttgggggcagctggggataataaggaactggctgctggagaaagttgttttgtggaaatactggggaacaaggaagagggctttgggagggctgtgggttacaatggtacatatttgtctgcatggctacaagagactcgaaagactcagtttggcgagccaggaggcttatcatctgctttgtggttttcttggcagacaattcctttctcctgctttctgtttgcctccattcatgtacactctgtctccattcatacatcttctctctccattcctgtgtcttcctactttctctgttgtagtggctcataacagatttgatcaattcctctttagattttctaggattccgtctcaagttctgcaacctacgtgaggccggtgatccggctgcagtagtcaaggtcactagaaaaaagagagatagaaccatgtaatacacagaggctacattgtttattatcgcacattgaaggactttttagacttttggtagcatccttctcacatacctcacataacacagagagggcagggaagctaagtcacggcgagcaatggggtgagtggttttgccccgatttccccttgggagtgggaattgaccaatgggtcactggggtttatcagcaatgggtacaggaggtagctggtgtcctgaagaggggacagtagtgaacaggaaggtggtgagctgcttgggggggggttgttctttggtccgcgttcacgccgtcctgctggtgaggggggggaggaagcaccgcggtgctggatgcctgcttggaggggggtgcataacaccagagcacaccgcgtggatgcttatgtgctgggagggggggtggggaacaccggagcacaccacgTGGATGCTTAtgtgctgggagtgggggttgggAACACCAGAGCGCACcgtggtgctggatgcctgcttggagggggggtggggaacacaggagcacaccgcggtgctggatgcctgcttggaggggggtgcctaataccggagcacaccgcgtggatgcttacgtgctgggagggggggttgggaacaccggagcgcaccgcagtgctggatgcctgcttggagggggggtggggaacacaggagcacaccgcggtgctggatgcctgcttggaggggggtgcataacaccggagcacaccgcggtgctggatgcctgcttggagagGGGTGCataacacaggagcacaccgcgtggatgcttacatgctgggagggggggtggggaacaccggagcacaccgcttggctggctacgtgctgggaggggtggggttaACAACAGAgtgccatgggctggggaaacacgaacctggcgccctgcactcaagtatccctaaactctcaacagtgtttcctactgccagacatatcactgctgcgtgttacctgggaagagagggagggtcttctacaggaatgtggatacagccctggcccctatgcagcttgcctgtgtgcagccatggtccccccacccctcgctgcacagtggattggacgagttagcctgaccgggacagggaccacggcggctctcccgatcaacttgagaaagcaaattgcaaacgctcttgctgcaacttttcaagagattaccgaggcagattacagagacgtgacagagcaaatcaatgggctattccacgtttaggcatgcatgcaggcagccataaccaaaaccctcctctcccaaaatataaaaatctacttaccccgagcacgatcctcagtttcttcctcaccatcaacttccagctgctgcaactggctagcctcctcctggcttgagaagagctcctggctgcatgtgtactgggactccggggtgtctccctccacgccggtagcctcactgtcgctgtcctctacaacctcccccacttctccctgctctgaactctccattgtgctcctaggattggcagtgggatcacacccaagtatggcatccagctcctggtaaaaacggcaggtcgtgggggcagctcctgagcagcgatttccctcacgagctttgcaggaagcactcctcagctctttaattttgaccctgcactgcaacgcttcccgttcatggccccttctcatcaaggactgcgatatctgcccataggtatcataatttctccttctggagtgcagctgtgcttgcacagcctcctctccccaaacacttatgaggtcctgcagctctgcattggtccatgctggggctcgtttggtgcgtggaggcatggtcgctgagtgattgattgattaattgcactccacacctggctgagcaaacaggaaggggatttttaaaattcccggggcatttaaaggaggggtcaggtgagcccagggcagcggagtttgcatgattaccagagaggcttctaaggtatgctgggatacctgcttatgccacggaggtcaataaaaatgctggtgggtgtctacacttgctgaccagcgctggatcaccagcgctggatcctctacacccgaggctcgaccgggtgtacagccagcgctgcaaccagggagttgcagcgctggccgtgctgtgcaagtgtgtacaccacctaagttgcagcgctgtaaccccctcaccagcactgcaactctgtagtgtagacaagacctaagagttgaaatcactaaagagctgaaattactgagctgagagcactgagtactgtgctaactagtaggggagcctgaagctatactgtggaacagagcagctggcggagtggagcagttgcggggacggctggagtggatcacaggacagctggtggcagcggagcggctgacagagtggagtagctgtcggacgggtggagcggcccacagagcgagtggagctgagcagtttgcagagcgaactggagcagctcatggagcagagcagctggtggagcggagcagtttctgaggatggttggaggagcagagtggagcggctggtaaagcggagcagttcgtggagaaggcggaagcagaaccca of the Gopherus flavomarginatus isolate rGopFla2 chromosome 1, rGopFla2.mat.asm, whole genome shotgun sequence genome contains:
- the LOC127031922 gene encoding uncharacterized protein LOC127031922, translated to MESSEQGEVGEVVEDSDSEATGVEGDTPESQYTCSQELFSSQEEASQLQQLEVDGEEETEDRARVTLTTAAGSPASRRLQNLRRNPRKSKEELIKSVMSHYNRESRKTQEWREKMYEWRQSVHEWRQTESRRKELSAKKTTKQMISLLARQTESFESLVAMQTNMYHCNPQPSQSPLPCSPVFPQNNFLQQPVPYYPQLPPTPVQSPTSPDNYNSYPVHSTPIILQHSNPEVQQTLNSDQNRTYSNL